The following proteins come from a genomic window of Streptococcus oralis:
- the hrcA gene encoding heat-inducible transcriptional repressor HrcA — protein MVTERQQDILNLIIDIFTKTHEPVGSKALQESINSSSATIRNDMAALEKQGLLEKAHTSSGRMPSVAGFQYYVKHSLDFDRLAENEVYEIVKAFDQEFFKLEDILQEAANVLTDLSGCTVVALDVEPSRQRLTAFDIVVLGQHTALAVFTLDESRTVTSQFLIPRNFLQEDLLKLKSIIQERFLGYTVLDIHYKIRTEIPQIIQRYFTTTDNVMDLFEHIFKEMFNENIVVAGKVNLLNFANLAAYQFFDQPQKVALEIREGLHEDQMQNVRVADSQESCLADLAVISSKFLIPYRGFGILAIIGPVNLDYQQLVNQLNVVNRVLTMKLTDFYRYLSSNHYEVS, from the coding sequence ATGGTTACAGAGCGTCAGCAGGATATTTTAAATCTGATTATTGACATCTTTACCAAAACGCACGAACCTGTCGGATCCAAAGCTTTGCAAGAGTCTATCAACTCTAGCAGTGCAACCATTCGTAATGATATGGCGGCTCTAGAAAAGCAAGGTTTGCTTGAGAAGGCGCATACTTCAAGCGGTCGGATGCCAAGTGTTGCTGGTTTTCAGTACTATGTGAAACACTCACTGGATTTTGACCGACTGGCTGAAAATGAGGTCTATGAGATTGTCAAAGCCTTTGATCAGGAATTCTTCAAACTGGAAGATATTCTACAAGAGGCTGCTAATGTTTTGACAGACTTAAGTGGTTGCACAGTTGTAGCGCTAGATGTTGAGCCGAGCAGGCAACGGTTGACAGCCTTTGATATCGTTGTTTTGGGACAACATACTGCTCTTGCAGTTTTTACACTTGATGAGTCTCGAACGGTTACCAGTCAGTTTTTGATTCCAAGGAACTTCTTGCAGGAGGATTTGCTGAAACTGAAGAGCATCATTCAGGAACGCTTCCTGGGGTACACCGTTCTAGATATTCACTACAAGATTCGGACGGAAATTCCGCAGATTATCCAGCGCTACTTTACAACAACGGACAATGTCATGGATCTCTTTGAACATATTTTTAAAGAAATGTTCAACGAAAACATTGTAGTGGCGGGCAAGGTTAATCTCTTGAATTTTGCCAATCTCGCAGCCTATCAGTTCTTTGACCAACCACAGAAAGTGGCTCTGGAGATTCGTGAAGGTCTGCATGAAGATCAGATGCAAAATGTCCGTGTTGCGGACAGTCAAGAATCCTGTCTAGCTGATTTAGCGGTGATTAGCAGTAAATTCCTCATTCCTTATCGAGGTTTTGGAATTCTGGCGATTATCGGTCCGGTTAATCTGGATTACCAGCAATTGGTCAATCAACTCAATGTGGTCAATCGAGTCTTAACTATGAAACTCACAGATTTCTATCGATATTTGAGTAGTAATCATTATGAGGTGAGTTGA
- a CDS encoding ABC transporter ATP-binding protein, whose product MLEIKNLTGGYVHVPVLKDVSFTVESGQLVGLIGLNGAGKSTTINEIIGLLTPYSGEIKINGLTQREDATNYRKQIGYIPETPSLYEELTLREHIETVAMAYGIEQNIAFERVEPLLKMFRLDQKLDWFPVHFSKGMKQKVMIICAFVVDPSFFIVDEPFLGLDPLAIADLIQLLEVEKQKGKSILMSTHVLDSAEKMCDAFVILHKGEVRAQGNLQQLREAFDMPEASLNDIYLALTKEEEL is encoded by the coding sequence ATGTTAGAAATTAAAAACCTGACAGGAGGCTATGTTCACGTCCCTGTCTTGAAAGATGTGTCCTTTACAGTTGAAAGTGGGCAGTTGGTTGGTTTGATTGGTCTTAACGGTGCTGGGAAATCAACGACAATCAATGAGATTATTGGTCTGTTGACACCTTACAGTGGGGAAATCAAGATTAACGGTCTCACCCAGCGAGAAGATGCGACCAACTACCGCAAACAGATTGGCTACATCCCAGAAACGCCTAGCTTGTATGAGGAATTGACTCTTAGAGAGCATATTGAAACGGTGGCTATGGCTTACGGTATTGAGCAGAATATAGCTTTTGAGCGAGTAGAACCTTTGTTAAAAATGTTCCGTCTGGACCAGAAATTGGACTGGTTCCCTGTTCATTTTTCAAAAGGGATGAAGCAGAAGGTCATGATTATCTGTGCTTTTGTGGTGGATCCAAGTTTTTTCATCGTGGACGAGCCTTTCCTTGGTCTCGATCCGCTTGCGATTGCGGACCTGATTCAGCTTCTAGAAGTAGAAAAGCAAAAGGGCAAATCCATTCTCATGAGTACCCACGTGCTGGACTCGGCGGAGAAGATGTGTGATGCCTTTGTTATTCTCCACAAGGGGGAGGTGAGGGCTCAGGGGAACCTCCAGCAACTGCGCGAAGCCTTTGACATGCCTGAAGCGAGTTTGAATGATATTTACTTGGCTCTGACCAAAGAGGAGGAGCTATGA
- the dnaJ gene encoding molecular chaperone DnaJ, translated as MNNTEFYDRLGVSKNASADEIKKAYRKLSKKYHPDINKEPGAEEKYKEVQEAYETLSDDQKRATYDQYGAAGANGGFGGAGGFGGFDGANGFGGFEDIFSSFFGGGGASRNPNAPRQGDDLQYRVNLTFEEAIFGTEKEVKYNREASCRTCNGSGAKPGTSPVTCGRCHGAGVINVDTQTPLGMMRRQVTCDVCHGRGKEIKDPCTTCHGTGHEKQAHSVHVKIPAGVETGQQIRLAGQGEAGFNGGPYGDLYVVVSVEASDKFEREGTTIFYNLNLNFVQAALGDTVEIPTVHGDVELVIPEGTQTGKKFRLRGKGAPSLRGGAVGDQYVTVNVVTPTGLNDRQKAALKEFAAAGDLKVNPKKKGFFDHIKDAFEGE; from the coding sequence ATGAACAATACTGAATTTTATGATCGTCTGGGGGTGTCAAAAAACGCTTCGGCAGACGAGATCAAAAAGGCTTATCGTAAGCTTTCAAAAAAATATCACCCAGATATCAACAAGGAGCCTGGTGCTGAGGAAAAATACAAGGAAGTTCAAGAAGCCTATGAGACTTTGAGTGACGACCAAAAACGTGCAACCTACGACCAATATGGGGCTGCGGGTGCCAACGGTGGCTTTGGTGGTGCTGGCGGTTTCGGTGGCTTTGACGGAGCAAATGGCTTCGGTGGTTTTGAGGATATTTTCTCAAGTTTCTTTGGTGGAGGCGGAGCTTCGCGCAACCCAAACGCTCCTCGTCAAGGAGACGACCTCCAGTATCGTGTGAATTTGACTTTTGAAGAAGCTATCTTTGGAACGGAAAAAGAAGTTAAATACAATCGTGAAGCCAGCTGTCGTACATGTAATGGCTCTGGTGCTAAGCCAGGGACAAGTCCAGTCACTTGTGGACGCTGTCATGGCGCTGGTGTCATTAACGTTGATACGCAAACTCCGCTTGGTATGATGCGCCGCCAAGTAACCTGTGATGTCTGTCATGGTCGCGGAAAGGAAATCAAAGATCCATGTACAACTTGTCACGGAACAGGTCATGAAAAACAAGCTCATAGCGTACATGTGAAGATTCCTGCTGGTGTGGAAACAGGCCAACAAATCCGCCTAGCGGGTCAAGGTGAAGCAGGCTTTAACGGTGGACCTTACGGAGACTTGTACGTGGTGGTTTCAGTTGAAGCTAGTGATAAGTTTGAACGTGAAGGAACGACTATCTTCTACAATCTGAACCTCAACTTTGTCCAAGCAGCCCTCGGAGATACTGTGGAAATTCCAACTGTACATGGTGATGTTGAATTGGTCATCCCAGAAGGAACTCAGACAGGTAAGAAATTCCGTCTACGTGGCAAGGGAGCACCGAGCCTTCGTGGCGGTGCCGTTGGTGACCAATACGTTACAGTCAATGTCGTGACTCCGACTGGCTTGAACGACCGCCAAAAAGCAGCCTTGAAGGAATTCGCAGCTGCAGGTGACTTGAAAGTCAATCCAAAGAAAAAAGGCTTCTTTGACCATATAAAAGATGCCTTTGAAGGAGAATAA
- a CDS encoding DUF2812 domain-containing protein: MNSKVKFRMFTILDFDKEEEYLHEMHLKGWRYRTSRFGFFYFCQCQPDDVIYRIYDSRFLKKYKHELQDFRNSGWELIETGFCSILRKPTSDILSEEKVYMSKGLRWEVMRSRLRSCTATFLGGFVVCMSLFREDLSISFFIIFVLYAFLISYLIYGYYRPKRKYQVDER, translated from the coding sequence ATGAATAGCAAAGTAAAATTTCGAATGTTTACCATTTTAGACTTTGACAAGGAAGAAGAATATTTACATGAGATGCATCTGAAAGGCTGGAGATATAGAACGAGTCGTTTTGGTTTTTTCTATTTTTGCCAATGCCAACCTGACGATGTCATCTACCGTATCTATGATTCTAGATTTCTTAAAAAGTATAAGCATGAACTGCAAGATTTTAGAAATAGCGGTTGGGAATTGATAGAAACAGGTTTTTGTTCAATTCTTCGTAAACCAACTTCTGATATACTTTCAGAGGAGAAAGTCTATATGAGTAAGGGTCTCAGATGGGAAGTTATGCGGTCTAGACTTCGTTCATGTACAGCTACTTTCTTAGGTGGTTTTGTTGTCTGTATGAGTTTATTTAGAGAAGATCTTTCTATATCTTTCTTCATTATTTTTGTTCTATACGCTTTCCTGATTTCTTATCTGATCTATGGATATTACAGACCTAAAAGGAAATACCAAGTAGATGAAAGATAA
- a CDS encoding HIT family protein produces MSDCIFCKIIAGEIPASKVYEDEQVLAFLDISQVTPGHTLVVPKEHYRNLLEMDATSASQLFAQVPTVAQKVMKATKAAGMNIIANCEEIAGQTVFHTHVHLVPRYSADDDLKIDFIAHEPDFDKLAQVAETIKNA; encoded by the coding sequence ATGTCAGATTGCATTTTTTGTAAAATCATCGCAGGGGAAATTCCTGCTTCAAAAGTATATGAAGATGAGCAGGTTCTTGCCTTTCTTGATATCTCTCAAGTGACACCAGGACACACCTTGGTCGTGCCAAAGGAACACTATCGCAATCTTTTAGAAATGGACGCTACTAGCGCCAGCCAACTCTTTGCCCAAGTACCAACAGTGGCTCAAAAAGTCATGAAAGCTACTAAGGCCGCTGGTATGAATATTATTGCCAACTGTGAAGAAATCGCAGGGCAAACCGTCTTTCATACCCACGTTCACCTCGTGCCTCGCTACAGTGCGGACGATGACCTCAAGATTGATTTTATCGCCCACGAACCAGACTTTGACAAACTTGCTCAAGTCGCTGAAACTATCAAAAACGCCTAA
- a CDS encoding DJ-1/PfpI family protein: MKKVLCIIYPNFSLYEITTLTSTLALSFDITIDYVASEHSMVFSEDGLPCQPTTTFEQINLDDYSCVILPGMVNIGPALQDEKLNSFLRELGEQDILITAISSVPILLAKAGLLNDTKFTGGIWQNFFDYFEFLPQENFKAKAVLQDKNIITAIGFAHQEFARKVILGLGLAENTDNYFKEQNEYSEEDLIFTLSDKEFDEVKQSIENTL; encoded by the coding sequence ATGAAAAAAGTACTTTGTATAATTTATCCTAATTTTTCTCTTTATGAGATAACCACTTTAACGAGTACTTTAGCTCTGTCTTTTGATATCACGATTGATTATGTAGCTTCAGAGCATTCGATGGTGTTCTCTGAGGATGGTTTGCCTTGCCAACCTACAACAACATTCGAACAAATAAATTTAGACGATTACTCTTGTGTTATTTTGCCAGGAATGGTAAATATAGGGCCTGCTCTACAGGATGAAAAATTAAATTCGTTTTTGAGAGAACTCGGTGAGCAGGATATCTTAATTACAGCAATTTCTTCTGTGCCCATTTTGTTAGCGAAAGCTGGCTTGTTGAATGACACGAAATTTACTGGTGGGATTTGGCAAAACTTCTTTGACTATTTTGAATTTCTTCCTCAGGAAAATTTCAAAGCAAAAGCTGTCCTGCAAGATAAAAATATCATTACTGCTATTGGCTTTGCACATCAAGAGTTTGCAAGAAAAGTGATACTTGGTCTAGGTTTGGCAGAAAATACTGACAACTATTTTAAAGAACAGAACGAATATTCAGAAGAGGACTTGATTTTTACTCTATCGGACAAAGAGTTTGATGAAGTGAAGCAGAGTATAGAAAATACCCTCTAA
- a CDS encoding ABC transporter ATP-binding protein — MLNILKKFFDFCTAEDRKKFYQSIYLGIIKSFIIALRIPAIGLVLMGLIEKNLSMQTFWLALGIMLVSTVLNVWITLKITMLQTEAGYHTCAQKRIEIAEHMRYLPMGYFNQNSLGKITSVTTNTLEGLSDVATRVVMMTVQGFLTTGLITILVFLYDWRVGLVLLVGLILFLLPNTLMRWQVGKVSDDKYQADTDLVAVVLEYSQGIAEVKNYNLVNRSAKKLSKAIEGKSQLDTKMTLVTSPYIALQGIVTKLTGLFMGLFSIYFYLNGSMELLVTIMMIVSGFMIYENLDGVGSFSSLLRIVDLSVDMVNQVLAIQPMDISGQDIEPKSSQIELRDVGFSYGNKKIIDQVSLTIPEKTTTALVGPSGSGKTTLCYLIARFWDVDQGSISLDGHDVRDYSYDSLIRNFSFVFQSVYLFEDTIANNIRFGKPEASQEEVIEAAKKAACHDFILSLPDGYDTKIGEGGASLSGGERQRISIARAIIKDAPIIILDEATANVDPENEEALMQAIRALTRDKTIIMIAHRLKTVEHADQILVLDQGRIVEQGKHQDLLAKQGIYSKFIQERKTATSWRIDTES; from the coding sequence ATGCTTAATATACTGAAGAAATTCTTTGATTTTTGTACGGCAGAGGACCGTAAGAAATTTTATCAGTCCATTTATCTGGGCATCATCAAGTCCTTTATCATCGCTCTGCGTATCCCAGCAATCGGCCTAGTTCTTATGGGACTGATTGAGAAGAATCTCTCTATGCAGACCTTCTGGCTGGCTCTAGGAATCATGCTGGTATCCACTGTGCTAAACGTTTGGATTACCCTGAAAATCACCATGCTGCAGACGGAAGCGGGCTATCACACTTGTGCTCAGAAGCGGATTGAAATTGCCGAGCACATGCGCTATCTACCCATGGGTTACTTTAATCAAAATAGCTTGGGCAAGATTACCAGTGTTACAACTAATACGCTGGAAGGACTGTCTGATGTAGCTACCAGAGTGGTTATGATGACTGTGCAGGGCTTTCTGACGACTGGTCTCATCACTATTTTGGTCTTTCTATATGATTGGCGGGTTGGTCTGGTTCTCTTGGTGGGTCTCATTCTCTTTCTCCTGCCTAATACCCTCATGCGTTGGCAAGTTGGTAAGGTTTCTGATGACAAGTATCAGGCAGATACGGACCTAGTAGCTGTTGTTTTGGAGTATAGCCAAGGGATTGCTGAAGTTAAGAACTACAATCTGGTCAACCGTTCTGCTAAGAAGCTGTCCAAGGCTATTGAAGGCAAGAGTCAGCTAGATACCAAAATGACACTCGTGACCTCACCTTACATTGCCCTCCAGGGCATAGTGACCAAGCTGACCGGTCTCTTTATGGGGCTTTTCTCTATCTATTTTTATCTCAATGGCAGTATGGAACTGCTGGTAACCATTATGATGATTGTCAGTGGTTTTATGATTTATGAAAATCTAGACGGCGTTGGCTCTTTCTCTTCTCTCCTGCGCATTGTTGATCTGTCGGTTGATATGGTCAATCAAGTCTTGGCTATCCAGCCGATGGACATCAGTGGTCAGGACATTGAACCTAAGAGCAGCCAGATTGAGCTGAGAGATGTTGGCTTCTCTTATGGAAATAAGAAAATTATTGACCAGGTTTCCCTCACCATTCCCGAAAAAACAACAACTGCCTTGGTCGGACCTTCTGGCTCTGGCAAAACAACGCTCTGCTACCTCATCGCCCGCTTCTGGGATGTGGATCAAGGCAGTATCAGTCTGGACGGACATGATGTTAGAGATTACAGCTATGACAGCCTGATTCGTAATTTCAGCTTTGTCTTCCAAAGCGTCTATCTCTTTGAGGATACCATTGCCAATAACATTCGTTTTGGGAAGCCAGAGGCCAGTCAGGAAGAAGTGATAGAGGCTGCTAAGAAAGCTGCCTGTCATGACTTTATCCTCTCACTGCCTGATGGCTATGATACCAAGATCGGTGAAGGAGGTGCTAGTCTTTCTGGAGGTGAGCGTCAGCGCATTTCCATCGCACGGGCTATTATCAAGGATGCGCCTATTATCATTCTGGATGAAGCAACAGCCAATGTTGACCCAGAAAACGAAGAAGCCCTCATGCAGGCTATTCGGGCTCTGACTCGAGATAAGACCATTATCATGATTGCCCACCGACTCAAGACGGTTGAGCATGCAGACCAGATTCTAGTGCTGGATCAAGGCCGCATTGTCGAGCAAGGAAAACATCAAGACTTACTAGCCAAACAAGGTATCTATAGTAAGTTTATCCAAGAAAGAAAAACAGCTACCAGCTGGAGGATAGATACGGAAAGTTAA
- the dnaK gene encoding molecular chaperone DnaK, with the protein MSKIIGIDLGTTNSAVAVLEGTESKIIANPEGNRTTPSVVSFKNGEIIVGDAAKRQAVTNPDTVISIKSKMGTSEKVSANGKEYTPQEISAMILQYLKGYAEEYLGEKVTKAVITVPAYFNDAQRQATKDAGKIAGLEVERIVNEPTAAALAYGLDKTDKEEKILVFDLGGGTFDVSILELGDGVFDVLSTAGDNKLGGDDFDQKIIDHLVAEFKKENGIDLSNDKMAMQRLKDAAEKAKKDLSGVTSTQISLPFITAGEAGPLHLEMTLTRAKFDDLTRDLVERTKVPVRQALSDAGLSLSEIDEVILVGGSTRIPAVVEAVKAETGKEPNKSVNPDEVVAMGAAIQGGVITGDVKDVVLLDVTPLSLGIETMGGVFTKLIDRNTTIPTSKSQVFSTAADNQPAVDIHVLQGERPMAADNKTLGRFQLTDIPAAPRGIPQIEVTFDIDKNGIVSVKAKDLGTQKEQTIVIQSNSGLTDEEIDRMMKDAEANAEADKKRKEEVDLRNEVDQAIFATEKTIKETEGKGFDAERDAAQAALDDLKKAQEDNNLDEMKAKLETLNEKAQALAVKLYEQAASQHAHTESQGAENASSSKADDDVVDGEFTEK; encoded by the coding sequence ATGTCTAAAATTATCGGTATTGACTTAGGTACAACCAACTCAGCAGTTGCAGTTCTTGAAGGAACTGAAAGTAAAATCATCGCAAACCCAGAAGGAAACCGCACAACGCCATCTGTAGTATCATTCAAAAACGGCGAAATCATCGTTGGTGATGCCGCAAAACGTCAAGCAGTTACAAACCCAGATACAGTTATCTCAATCAAATCTAAGATGGGAACTTCTGAAAAAGTTTCTGCTAACGGTAAGGAATACACTCCACAAGAAATCTCAGCTATGATCCTTCAATACTTGAAAGGTTACGCTGAAGAGTACCTTGGTGAAAAAGTAACCAAAGCAGTTATCACAGTACCTGCTTACTTCAACGACGCGCAACGTCAAGCGACAAAAGACGCTGGTAAAATTGCTGGTCTTGAAGTAGAACGTATCGTCAACGAACCAACTGCAGCAGCTCTTGCATACGGTTTGGACAAGACTGACAAAGAAGAAAAAATCTTGGTATTCGACCTTGGTGGTGGTACATTTGACGTATCTATCCTTGAATTGGGTGATGGTGTCTTCGATGTATTGTCAACTGCAGGGGACAACAAACTTGGTGGTGACGACTTTGACCAAAAAATCATCGACCACTTGGTAGCAGAATTCAAGAAAGAAAACGGTATTGACTTGTCTAATGACAAGATGGCAATGCAACGTTTGAAAGATGCAGCTGAAAAAGCGAAGAAAGACCTTTCTGGTGTAACTTCAACTCAAATCAGCTTGCCATTTATCACTGCGGGTGAAGCTGGACCTCTTCACTTGGAAATGACTTTGACTCGTGCGAAATTTGACGATTTGACTCGTGACCTTGTTGAACGTACAAAAGTTCCAGTTCGTCAAGCTCTTTCAGATGCAGGTTTGAGCTTGTCAGAAATCGACGAAGTCATCCTTGTTGGTGGTTCAACTCGTATCCCTGCTGTTGTAGAAGCTGTTAAGGCTGAAACTGGTAAAGAACCAAACAAATCAGTGAACCCTGACGAAGTGGTTGCTATGGGTGCTGCGATCCAAGGTGGTGTCATCACTGGTGACGTTAAGGACGTTGTCCTTCTTGACGTAACACCATTGTCACTTGGTATTGAAACAATGGGTGGAGTATTTACAAAACTCATTGACCGTAACACAACGATTCCAACATCTAAATCACAAGTCTTCTCAACAGCAGCAGACAACCAACCAGCCGTTGATATCCACGTTCTTCAAGGTGAACGCCCTATGGCAGCAGATAACAAGACTCTTGGACGCTTCCAATTGACAGACATCCCAGCTGCACCTCGTGGTATCCCACAAATCGAAGTAACATTTGACATTGACAAGAACGGTATCGTGTCTGTTAAGGCAAAAGACCTTGGAACTCAAAAAGAACAAACGATTGTCATCCAATCTAACTCAGGTTTGACTGATGAAGAAATCGACCGCATGATGAAAGATGCTGAAGCAAACGCTGAAGCAGATAAGAAACGTAAAGAAGAAGTTGACCTTCGTAACGAAGTAGACCAAGCCATCTTTGCGACTGAAAAGACTATCAAGGAAACTGAAGGCAAAGGCTTCGATGCAGAACGTGATGCTGCCCAAGCTGCCCTTGATGACCTTAAGAAAGCGCAAGAAGACAACAACTTGGATGAAATGAAAGCAAAACTCGAAACATTGAACGAAAAAGCTCAAGCCCTCGCAGTGAAACTCTATGAACAAGCTGCATCACAACATGCACACACAGAAAGTCAAGGCGCTGAAAATGCAAGCTCAAGCAAGGCTGACGATGACGTCGTAGATGGAGAGTTTACGGAAAAATAA
- a CDS encoding ABC transporter permease codes for MKDLFLKRKQAFRKKCVGYLRYVLNDHFVLFLLVLIGFLAYQYSQLLQDFPENHWSILLFLGIVSALLLAWGGIATYMEGPDKLFLLVSEEEVKSHLKRQTVRSLVFWLFVQTLFLLLFVPLFLAMGYGLPVFLIYVLLLGIGKYLVFRQKASKFLTETGLDWDYVIAQESNRKQLLLRFFALFTQVKGVSNSVKRRAYLDFILKVVQKVPGKIWQNLYLRSYLRNGDLFALSLRLLLLSLLALIFIEQSWIATAVVVLFNYLMLFQLLALYRAFDYQYLTHLFPLEKGEKEKGLKQIVLGVGSVVLLLELLVGAVVFQEKIALLALVGASLFLQLFYLPYQLKRLVDE; via the coding sequence ATGAAAGACTTGTTTTTAAAGCGAAAGCAGGCTTTTCGTAAGAAGTGTGTGGGTTATCTGCGTTATGTTCTCAATGACCACTTTGTCTTGTTCCTGCTGGTTCTCATCGGTTTTCTAGCCTACCAGTACAGTCAACTCTTGCAAGATTTTCCTGAAAATCATTGGTCCATCCTCTTGTTTTTGGGAATTGTATCTGCCTTGCTTTTGGCTTGGGGAGGAATCGCGACCTACATGGAAGGACCTGACAAACTCTTTCTCTTAGTCAGTGAAGAGGAGGTTAAGTCTCACCTCAAAAGGCAGACAGTGCGCTCACTGGTCTTTTGGCTCTTTGTCCAAACCCTTTTCTTGCTTTTATTTGTGCCCTTATTTTTAGCCATGGGTTATGGCTTGCCAGTCTTTCTCATCTATGTGCTTTTATTGGGGATTGGGAAATACCTGGTCTTTCGTCAAAAGGCCAGCAAATTTCTTACTGAAACAGGACTTGACTGGGACTATGTGATTGCTCAAGAAAGCAATCGCAAGCAACTTTTGCTTCGTTTCTTTGCCCTCTTTACTCAGGTCAAGGGCGTTTCAAATAGTGTCAAACGTCGTGCTTATCTGGATTTCATCCTTAAAGTAGTTCAGAAAGTGCCTGGCAAGATCTGGCAAAACCTCTATCTTCGTTCTTATCTGCGAAATGGAGACCTCTTTGCCCTCAGTCTCCGTCTCTTGCTCCTATCCTTGTTAGCTTTGATCTTTATCGAGCAGTCTTGGATTGCGACAGCAGTGGTTGTCCTGTTTAATTACCTCATGCTCTTCCAGTTGTTAGCTCTCTATCGTGCTTTTGACTACCAGTACTTGACCCATCTCTTTCCTTTGGAAAAGGGTGAAAAAGAGAAGGGCTTGAAACAGATAGTGCTCGGTGTTGGAAGTGTCGTTCTTTTGTTGGAATTGCTTGTCGGAGCAGTGGTTTTTCAAGAAAAAATAGCCCTGTTGGCTCTTGTAGGAGCTAGTCTCTTCCTACAATTGTTTTATTTGCCTTACCAACTGAAAAGACTGGTTGACGAATAG
- a CDS encoding PadR family transcriptional regulator, with product MELMDKVRRVYLPMTETGFYILFCLQKENHGYSITQKVKEMTDSQVSISPGTMYGTLSKMEKDGLISFVREEEKRKIYQITDLGRKVLEIELKRIERLYRNSREEG from the coding sequence ATGGAATTAATGGATAAGGTTCGTCGAGTTTATCTTCCGATGACGGAAACTGGCTTTTATATCTTGTTTTGTCTACAGAAGGAGAACCATGGGTATAGTATTACGCAAAAGGTCAAGGAGATGACAGATTCGCAAGTTTCGATTAGTCCTGGAACTATGTATGGTACCTTGTCAAAGATGGAAAAGGATGGTTTGATTTCCTTTGTCCGCGAAGAGGAAAAACGGAAAATCTATCAGATAACAGATTTGGGACGAAAGGTTTTGGAGATTGAATTGAAACGTATTGAGCGGCTCTACAGAAACAGTCGGGAGGAAGGTTGA
- a CDS encoding DUF2812 domain-containing protein, producing MEKKSVYRLVTIADYEREAIFLGRMHAEGWKLSKVSYSYLLVAVKYSFEKCQPEQVSYQLDFYPMKKSERASYLQLFKDCGWEHITDFNGFSYFRKFLAGIESDAEFEIYNDSTGKLAMVKRILIMRVFPIFLLFSALLLVFSKLLTGKGYFSWEVCLIVIIDCVLLIVFVIQISYVFWRLFQKWKELSDK from the coding sequence ATGGAAAAGAAAAGTGTTTATCGACTTGTTACCATTGCGGATTATGAGAGGGAGGCGATTTTCCTAGGGAGAATGCATGCGGAGGGTTGGAAGCTTAGTAAAGTGAGTTATTCTTACTTATTAGTTGCAGTTAAGTATAGTTTTGAAAAATGTCAACCGGAGCAAGTCTCTTATCAGTTGGATTTTTATCCTATGAAAAAGTCAGAGAGAGCTTCCTATTTACAACTGTTTAAAGATTGTGGATGGGAGCATATTACAGATTTTAATGGTTTTTCCTACTTTAGAAAGTTTCTTGCTGGAATTGAGTCGGATGCAGAGTTTGAAATTTATAATGACTCGACCGGGAAGTTAGCTATGGTCAAGCGGATTTTAATAATGCGAGTGTTCCCTATTTTTCTTCTATTTTCAGCTCTGCTATTGGTTTTCTCAAAGTTACTCACTGGAAAAGGTTATTTCAGTTGGGAAGTGTGTTTGATTGTCATAATAGATTGTGTTTTATTGATCGTTTTTGTGATTCAGATTTCTTATGTTTTTTGGAGATTGTTTCAAAAGTGGAAAGAATTATCTGATAAATAA
- the grpE gene encoding nucleotide exchange factor GrpE, whose product MSEEIKNEEVKEEEVVETTEETTPEKSELDLANERADEFENKYLRAHAEMQNIQRRANEERQLLQRYRSQDLGKAILPSLDNLERALAVEGLTDDVKKGLEMVQESLIHALKEEGIEEIAADGEFDHNYHMAIQTLPADDEHPADTIAQVFQKGYKLHDRILRPAMVVVYN is encoded by the coding sequence ATGTCTGAGGAAATAAAAAACGAAGAAGTAAAAGAAGAGGAAGTTGTTGAAACGACAGAAGAAACAACTCCTGAAAAGTCAGAGTTAGACTTGGCAAATGAACGTGCGGATGAGTTTGAAAATAAATACCTTCGCGCTCATGCGGAAATGCAAAATATCCAACGTCGTGCCAACGAAGAACGCCAACTCTTGCAACGTTATCGCAGTCAAGACTTAGGAAAGGCTATCCTCCCTTCTTTGGACAACCTTGAGCGTGCGCTTGCCGTTGAAGGTTTGACAGACGATGTCAAAAAGGGACTGGAGATGGTGCAAGAAAGCTTGATTCACGCTTTGAAAGAAGAAGGAATCGAAGAAATCGCAGCTGACGGAGAATTTGACCATAACTATCATATGGCTATCCAGACTCTCCCGGCAGACGATGAACACCCAGCAGATACCATCGCCCAAGTTTTTCAAAAAGGCTATAAACTCCATGACCGCATCCTACGCCCAGCCATGGTGGTAGTATACAACTAG